The sequence CGGGAACAACCGGCCCTCCTGAAACACATAGCCGACGCGCCGGCGGTGGGCCGGCACGAACAGGCGTCGCGCAGTGTCCACCAGCGGTTCGCCGTCGATGGCGATCCGGCCCTGGTCCGGGCGGGCAAGCCCGGCGATCAGGGCGATCAGCGACGACTTGCCGGCGCCGGAGCGGCCGAACAGCGCCGTCAGCCGTCCGGCGCTCTCGAACCGGGCTTCCAGGCGAAAATCGCCCTGGCGGTGGCGGATGTCGACCGAGAGGCTCATGCGGTCTGGCCGATGCCGCGGGCGATGCGGCGCGAGAGGGCGTTGGAGACCAGCAGCGCCGCGAGCGACAGCGCCACCGCGATCAGGGTGAGGCGCAGCGCCTGGGCGTCGCCGCCCGGAACCTGGGTGAAGGTGTAGATCGCGCTCGGCAGGGTCTGGGTCTCGCCCGGAATGTTGGAGACGAAGGTGATGGTGGCGCCGAACTCGCCCATGGCGCGGGCGAAGCTGAGGATCATGCCGGCGGCGATGCCGGGGGCGATCAGCGGCAGGGTCACGGTCAGGAACACCCAGAGCGGCGGCGCGCCCAGCGTGCCCGCGGCCTCCTCCAGGCGCCGGTCGACCGCCTCCAGCGACAGGCGGATGGCCCGGACCATCAAGGGAAAGCCCATGATGGCGCAGGCGAGCGCCGCGCCGGTCCAGCGGAAGGCGAAGACGATGCCGAAATGCTCGGCCAGGAAGCCGCCGAGCGGCCCGGCGCGCCCGAACAGCAGCAGCAGCGCATAGCCGGTGACGACCGGCGGCAGGATCAGGGGCAGATGGACCAGCCCGTCCAGCACCTCCCGGCCCCAGAACCGGCCGCGCGCCAGGGCATAGGCGGCGGCGATGCCGAATGGCAGGCTCGCCCCCGTGGCCCAGAGCGCGACCTTGAGCGAGAGCAGGACGGCCGTCCGCTCTTCGGCCGAAAGGATGAACCAGTCGGTCATGCCGCGGCTCTAGCGCACGAAGGTGAAGCCCTGGTCCAGGAAATACTGCCCGCCTTCCCCGGAACTGAGAAAGGCCAGCAACTCCGCGGCAGCGGCGGCGTTCGCGGCGGCGCTCAGCACGGCGCCGGGATAGACGATGGGGTCGTGGCTGTCGGCCGGGAAGGCGTCGATCACCTGCACCCGCGGCTCCGCGTTGGCGTCGGTGGCGTAGACGATGCCGAGCGGCGCCTCGCCCCGGGCCACAAGGGCGAGGGCGGCGCGCACGTCCTGAGCCTGGGCCAGGTGCAGTTCCACCTGCTCCCAGAGCCCGAGCTTGGTCAGGGCCTGTTTGGCATAGAGGCCGGCCGGCACCGCCAGCGTGTTCGCCACGGCCAGATGGCCGTCGCCGAGCGCCTCCATCAACGTGCTGGCCGAGGAGAGGGTCGCACGGGCCTCGCTCGCCTTCGGCGCGATCAGCACGAGCTGGTTGCCGAACAAATCCCGGCGCGAGGCGGTATCCAGCAGACGCCGGTCCTCCAGATAATCCATCCAGCGGGTGTTGGCGGACAGGAACAGGTCGGCCGGCGCGCCGCTCTCGATCTGCCGGGCGAGGGATGAACTGCCGGCATAGGCGATGCGGGTCGCATGGCCGGTGCGCTTGCTCCAGGCGGCCGCGGCGGCATCCAGCGCGGTTTTCAGGCTGGCGGCGGCAAAGACGGTGACCGTGGACGGCTCCGCGGCGGCGCGTGCCGACCGCAACGGGGTCGCCATGACCGTCGCTGCGATGACGCCGGCACAGAGGGAGAGGACAGTGCGGCGCAACATCGGTCTGGAAAGGGACATGGCGGGCCTCGGAAGTGGATATGTATAAGAGGATATATCGCGGGGTTTGCCGGCGCGGTCAAGCGTTATGGTTGTTTGGGAATATCGCGGGTCAGGGCCTGCAAGGCGGCGATCTCCGTCGCACCCGCCGTGCGGGCTTCGCCCTCCAGCCGGCGGTAGGCGGCAAGCACGGCCTGGCCGGTGGGGGTCAGCCGGGCGCCACCGCCCTGTTCGCCGCCGCGGCTGCTGATCACCACGGGCTCCCGGAACATGGCGTTCATGGTCTCGACCAGGGTCCAGGCGCGCTTGTAACTCATCTTCATGCGCCGGCCCGCGGCAGCGATCGAGCCGGTCTCGTGGATGAAGTCCAGCAGATCGGCCTTGCCGGGCCCCAGCATGCCGATCTCGCCGAAGACCACGCGGATCCGCACTTTGGGTTCGCCGCCGCTCGTTCTCTCTGCCATGGTGTTACCTGCCTGAGCCCCGCGCATGCCGGAGCGATTGTCACGTCATCGGGCCGATGCGACACGGCCCATCGCCCGTTCGTTGCCGAAGGACTGTAGCCATGATCATCAACCACCGCACCTACACCATCACGCCGCGCAAGATGAAACCCTATCTGGAGCTGGTGGAGAGCCTGGCGCTGCCGATCATGTTGCGGCACGGGTTCGAACTGGCGGGCTATTACGTGGTCAAGCACGGTCCGTTGAATCAGGTGGTCCACCTCTGGAAGTACGACAGTCTGGCCGATCTGGAGGCGAAGCGCGCCTCGCGCGATGCCGATCCGGCCTGGGCCGATTATCTGGCCCGGACCGAGGGGATGGTGCAGCACCAGGAAGACCGAATTATGGCGCCGGCGGCGTTCTCGCCGGACGCGGACTAGGACGGGAGCGCGCTGCCATGTCCACCGCGCCCCGGTATTCCATCGACCCCGCCGCCTTCTGGGCCGACCCCTATCCGGACCTGGCCCGCATGCGGGCGGAAGCGCCGATCCTCTTCGTACCGGAACTGAACGCCACCCTGTTCCTGAGGCGCGACGACATTTACGCGTGCGAGAAGAACATCGCCGTGTTCTCGTCCGACCAGCCGGGCGGGCTGATGAACGTGCTGATGGGCCAGAACATGATGCGCAAGGACGGCGAGGCGCACCAGGCCGAGCGGCGCGTGTTCTTTCCCGCCGTCTCGCCCAAGGCGGTGCGCGAGGTCTGGCGTGCCGGGTTCGAGCGGGAAACCGCGGCCATTCTCGACCGGCTGGCGCCGCGGGGCGAGGCGGATCTGGTGCGCGACTATGCGCTGCCGGTGTCGGGCGAGGCGCTGAAGCTGCTGACCGGGCTCACCAACATCACCTTCCAGGAAATGGATGCCTGGAGCCAGGCGATGATCGACGGCATTGCCAATTACGCCGGCGATCCGGCGGTGGAGGCGCGCTGCCATGCGGCGACAGCCGCCATCGACGCGGCCATCGACGCGCGCCTGCCGGCGGTGGAGGCGACACCGGACTCCAGCCTGCTGTCGGTCATGCTGCGGGGCGGGCTGTCGCTGGCGCAGACGCGGGCGAATATCAAGCTCGCCATTTCCGGCGGCCAG comes from Alphaproteobacteria bacterium and encodes:
- the modB gene encoding molybdate ABC transporter permease subunit; its protein translation is MTDWFILSAEERTAVLLSLKVALWATGASLPFGIAAAYALARGRFWGREVLDGLVHLPLILPPVVTGYALLLLFGRAGPLGGFLAEHFGIVFAFRWTGAALACAIMGFPLMVRAIRLSLEAVDRRLEEAAGTLGAPPLWVFLTVTLPLIAPGIAAGMILSFARAMGEFGATITFVSNIPGETQTLPSAIYTFTQVPGGDAQALRLTLIAVALSLAALLVSNALSRRIARGIGQTA
- the modA gene encoding molybdate ABC transporter substrate-binding protein, whose protein sequence is MSLSRPMLRRTVLSLCAGVIAATVMATPLRSARAAAEPSTVTVFAAASLKTALDAAAAAWSKRTGHATRIAYAGSSSLARQIESGAPADLFLSANTRWMDYLEDRRLLDTASRRDLFGNQLVLIAPKASEARATLSSASTLMEALGDGHLAVANTLAVPAGLYAKQALTKLGLWEQVELHLAQAQDVRAALALVARGEAPLGIVYATDANAEPRVQVIDAFPADSHDPIVYPGAVLSAAANAAAAAELLAFLSSGEGGQYFLDQGFTFVR
- a CDS encoding winged helix-turn-helix domain-containing protein gives rise to the protein MAERTSGGEPKVRIRVVFGEIGMLGPGKADLLDFIHETGSIAAAGRRMKMSYKRAWTLVETMNAMFREPVVISSRGGEQGGGARLTPTGQAVLAAYRRLEGEARTAGATEIAALQALTRDIPKQP
- a CDS encoding NIPSNAP family protein gives rise to the protein MIINHRTYTITPRKMKPYLELVESLALPIMLRHGFELAGYYVVKHGPLNQVVHLWKYDSLADLEAKRASRDADPAWADYLARTEGMVQHQEDRIMAPAAFSPDAD
- a CDS encoding cytochrome P450 → MSTAPRYSIDPAAFWADPYPDLARMRAEAPILFVPELNATLFLRRDDIYACEKNIAVFSSDQPGGLMNVLMGQNMMRKDGEAHQAERRVFFPAVSPKAVREVWRAGFERETAAILDRLAPRGEADLVRDYALPVSGEALKLLTGLTNITFQEMDAWSQAMIDGIANYAGDPAVEARCHAATAAIDAAIDARLPAVEATPDSSLLSVMLRGGLSLAQTRANIKLAISGGQNEPRDAIAGCIYALLTHPEQLALIRDGRATWRAAFAEYCRWVAPIGMTPRRVAQAFDYAGVAFEPEERVFFMFGSANRDEAHFAEPDRFDLTRDTRASIPFGAGPHFCAGAAASHTLVAEVALPLAFERLRGLRLPEPEAVRFGGWAFRGPIALPAVWQG